Genomic segment of Denticeps clupeoides chromosome 13, fDenClu1.1, whole genome shotgun sequence:
CTGAGTAATGCGAGCgcctgtaactgtgtgtgtgtgtgtgtgtgtgtgtgtgtgtgtgtgtggtacaccAGACTGGCTCGGCGCGGTGTATATCGGTCAGTGAGGCCTTGATCTTCTGCGGCTGTGCCGATGGCACGGTGCGAGTCTTCAGTCCTCAGGACCTCCGTTACATCGCGACCATCCACAAACCGCATCACCTGGGAGTGGACGTCACGCAGGGGTTACAGTCCGGGTGAGttctgttgtcatggaaacgtgcacagttacacacacattcacacgcgtgtctctctctctctcaggcagATGTTCCCTTCGCATCCTGAGGCTGAGCATCCAGACACCCTggctttgacctttgaccctgtgACGAGACACCTGACCTGTGTGTACAACGAccacagtgtgtatgtgtgggatGTGCGGGACGTTCGGAACGTCGGGAAGGTCTACTCTTCCCTCTACCACAGCGGCTGTGTCTGGAATGTGGAGGTGTGCACGCACGGTGCTTATTTGGCTGAAGGTAAATTCAatcaggtcaaaggtcattttGAGCGTCTGCTACTGTTGTCCACCAGATGTACCCAGAGTTGGAGGACTCTTGTACAGCCTGTCTGCCTGCCGGCGCGTTCCTCACCTGTTCTTCTGATAACACGATCCGCCTGTGGAAGAGCGATTCTGCGGGACCGAACGTCTACAGTCATGTAAGCTCCGCCCACTTTGTCCCTCGCGACCCGCCTCCTCCTCATTTATGGAGTTTATtcttcattttgtgtgtctgcgtgcAGGATCTGATGAAGATTGTTTACGTGGCCGAGGACACGCAGCACCTGCAGAGCAACGTGGGCCGGCCGGAGGGCGGGGCTGTTGATGGCAAGGCCGGCATCAGGGTTCTGAGCATCAGCCCCGACGGGCAACAGCTGGCGGCTGGAGATCGCTGCGGGAACATacggtgagggggggggggggggatgtccGCCACCTGCCCCACGCCGCTGCCGAGACGAGATCTGCCTGTTCACGCGTCTTCCCGCGTCCTCCCGCAGGGTCTTCGGTCTGCAGTTCATGGACGAGCTGCTGAAGATCGAGGCTCACGACTCGGAGGTCCTGTGTCTGGAGTTCTCGCCGGTGGAGACGGGTTTGTGTTCCGGAGTAAAGACACCAGAGTAAAGGCCTCGGTCCCGGCGCCGCCTACATCTGTCCAccgtgtgtgtctgcaggccTGCGTCTCCTAGCGTCCGCCAGCAGAGATCGTCTCATTCATGTCTTCAACATGGACCACAGCTACAGTCTGGAGCAGACCGTGGACGACCACTCTGCCTCCATCACCGCCATCAAGTTTATGGGTGCGTGTGCGTTTCTTGTGTTGCTGTTTCGCGCTCGTTGCCCAACTCCGGAGGTGAAGCTGGTTTGTGTGTTGGTGCACGTGCAGGTGTTGGTCCTAACGTTTCCATGGTGAGCTGTGGAGCCGACAAAAGCATCTACTTCCGCCAAGCTGAGAAGGtgaacaatctctctctctctcacacacacacacacacacacacacacacacacacacacacctacctggatttattgtctttttttttttttttttttttttcttccccccgtgtgtgtgttcgtgaCCAGTGTTTGGAGGGTTTGTTGTTTCCCCGCTCCCATCACGTTGTCGAGAAGACAACGTTGTACGACATGGACCGGGACTCGTCTCACACACACGTCGCTGTAGCTTGTCAGGATCGAAACATAAGGTACGGCACAAaaatcatagttttttttttttttttgtccatctgttggCAGCGAAGCTGTTCCGTATTTAGGTGATTCTTCCCTCTACCGTGCAGGGTTTACGATGTAAAGAGCGGGAAGATGCAGCGGAGCTTCAAGGGGACCTTCACTGAAGATGGGACTCTGCTGAAGGTTAGAGCACCCATCCACAAACACAAGGGGAAGTGAATAGGCGTGCCATACTCTATTAGCATAAGTATTACAGGTCATTATTGCCACCTGCTGATAAGGAGTTTGAACATTTTCTATTTTAGAACGAGTGAAACCAACATTTCTTCTTCCAATCTACTGCATGAATCTGGTTTGCTGCTAGACTGTAAAGATTTGTGAATGCTGATCTGATGTGTTTTTACGGTGTTTCTCTGAGATATGAAGAACAGTGAGTCTAGTTTGTTCATCTGCAGGTCCAGATGGATCCTTCTGGAACGTTCTTGGCTACCAGCTGCTCTGACAAGAGCATCTACATCTTTGACTATGAGTCTGGAGAACGTGTGGCCACTCTGATCGGCCATTCGGGTAAGTCTGATGGTAGAGGTTTTATCTGTttaacagtacaggccaaaagtttggacaccttctcattcaatgtgttttctttatcttcatgaccatttacgttggtagattctcactgaaggcatcaaaactatgaatgaacacatgtggagttatttacttaacaaaaagaggtgaaataagtgaaaacatgttttatattctagtttctttgctctgattcctgctttgaacactcttgccattctctcgatgagcttcaagaggtcgtcacctgaaatgcttctccaacagtcttgaaggagttcccagaggtgtttagcacttgttggtccagctcaccccaaaccatctggactgggttcaggtccggtgactgtggtcaggtctccactttttgttaagtacagaactccacatgtgttcattcatagttttgatgccttcagtgagaatctatcaacgtaaatggtcatgaagataaacacatcgaatgagaaggtgtccagacttttgacctgtactgtatattatattatggaTATTAAGGAGGATGTATCTTCGCTGTCAACATCTACATGTCGTGACTCCTCCTCCTGCTTGTACTGTAGAGATAGTCACCGGAATGAGGTTCAGTCAGGATTGCAGGCATCTGATCACGGTGTCTGGCGACAGGTAAGACACACGCATGCACTTTGAAGGTGTTCTTCACTCTACTCCTGtgtctgaaatattttgtgtgtgtagctgtgtgtttgtctggCGGCTGGATTCCCAGATGACCAATACGATGATGAAGAAACTGTCTGAGCGAAGACAGAGGGCGGGGCTGAGGAGCATCAGAATCGCTAACAAGCCTCACTCGATACGGTGAAGAAGTCGGCCACGCTCCGTACCAGCAGCCCGCCCGCTGTTCCCTCGCGCACCGTCCGTATGCAGCTGATCTCGCGCTTGTCTTGTCTCTGCAGCAGGGAGACGTACATCACTGTCCCCGTCCCCGGGCTCCAGCAGGCGTTGGAGGAGGAAGATCCCAAGACGCCGGGCCGCGACGTCTTGTCACTGGGTGAGAGGGcggggcctgttttttttttttttttttttttttttttttttttgtcttcatttaaaaaatgctgcagTATGAAGCATAATTGAAATCCCTAGTTCTGGTTATGTGTCCGTTTACCACAGGTCACTGTTTCATTTCAGATCTTCCAGATCACCATCTGCTCCAGACCAACGGCCGACTGCCCATGTGGGTTCGGAAACTGGTGAGAACAttccagatcttttttttttataaactgtcACCCACCCTGTTTTAAATGGTCAccgtcttttttttcctcctcacaGGAGGCTGTGGGCCCCACCATCCCACCCCCTGTCCAGGGTGATGTAGGTTATCAGCCACGCAATCGGTGGGCAGAGCAGTCGGACCCTCGGGCCGTTTGTTCGGCTCTGGAGACCCAGAGCCTGCAGCTGGATCTGCTGTCCCCCGGTTCCCAacacacagaggaggaggagacgcaGGAGGAAGATCCACACTTCCACCCCCAGAGCCTGGATAGCCTCCTGGATGAAGACgacgatgaagaggaggaggaggaggaagaagaaaatgtttgttgtattttttttttttctccattttggaGCATGATTGAGTTTAACAGCCGTCAATCATCCTCCTCTCCCCTGTAGGGTCCAGATGGGGAGGAGCCGTTTGGCCCTGAAATCAGCTGTCTAGAGATGGGCGACTTAATCCTGTACCCGGCCAACAGCACAGCACTGTCTACAGCTGCGGaggggtaacacacacacacacacacacacatcagatgtACCACAATTTTAATCTGaccaaacgtgtgtgtgtgtgtgtgtgtcttcagtgAGTTTGACGTGAAGGCTCTGTGTGAGATGGGGGAGGGgccacagcacagcatatgggGAGGGGTGGAGCTCAGCCCGGACAGCGCTTGCTGTGTGGGTTCTATTGAGGGCGGGGCTTCCGGTCAGGAGCAGCCAATAGACCGTGCGTATATGTGCTGAAGTTTCAGTGTTCTTGAAAAGCTATAAATTTGGTTTGGAGCAATATACcatgtgacctttaacccctaCAGGTGACACCGACTCCCTGAGTCAGGTGAGCTCCACTGGCAGCTCAGGGGTTGAAGAGGACGAACAGCCCGAGACATCGCTGCATCAGCACTTCGATACGCTGGCCAACAGCCTGCCCAGCAGTGGTGAGCAGTGCGCCGGAGTAccaatcccagcatgcactctgtgtgtgtgtgtgtgtgtgtgtgtgtgtgtgtgtgtgtgtgtgagaatcaTGTCATATGCGCTGATCAGCAGAACGCTTTGACACGGACCTGCGCAGCCTGCAGCCGACGCAGGACAGCACCTTCCTCAACCCACGACTCAGCATCTCCGCCCGCTTCCTTTCCCGCTTTGGGAACCGCATCAGGTCAGAACGCCGCGCCAGTCCCGTCCCGCAAAAcatctgtacacaagttcacaCCTGACGGCGGCGCCACTTTAAATCTGCACACAATAAAACTTCAGCTTGAAGGCAgccaagaagaaaagagaataaAAGCAGTTCCTGTTTCTGCAGAATTAAGATCTGATGTTCTCTTCTCTCAGGGTCCAGGGCTCTGGTGCTCTTCCCCGCCCTGCCGTCCCCGTAGAACCAGTTCACCCCAGTCAGGTACGGGGCCCTTTCTGATTGGTCCGTTGTTAGCATGTGACTCCCTCCTGTGGTTATGCCCTGTTGTGGGGTCATGCCAGTGACCTTTTGGGGCATTTTTAGAGTCCCTTTCTGCCTTTTCCCATGTCTCCTCAGATGTGTGCCGAGTCAGACACCGGAACCTCCACGGTGgctgaagagagaaaagaaggtgGTGAGTCTGTCCCACCTCCTCCGTGCATGTCCGCGGTGTCTTTAGAGCGGCGGTGCAGATCTCATGCGTCCAAGGTGACATGGACTCGGCCTCCTGTCTCTCACTGGGCACCATATATGCTGagaggtctcacacacacacacacacacacacacacacacacacacactgactttcAAAAACCATCGGCAACATTGCGAcgtttaacccccctccacacctgtaggtggtgctAGAACTTCCCGAGCTCCTCGTTTTGGAGTaaagttctcctccgcggtgagttaaacacgtcgTTCTCCAGCCGAGTCTTTTCATTAGTATTGTATAGAGGACTTCTTGTAGTTGAACGTGTTGGCCGCCGCCGTTGTTGAATGTATGTATGACgtgtttggggttaaaggtcaggttggcgGTTTGGCTAATGAGTCACCGTTTTCACACAAGAAGCCACATTGCCGTCCACACGGATACGCGGAAAAGAGTTTTAGAAAATAACCGTTCTGGGTCCCCTCACCTAACGCCGTCTCCATGTGGACATAAGTCCAGGTCGGACAAACTTTCCTGTTTTACGGTAAAATGTTGTTGTGTGGACGCAGGGCCGGATCGGACTGAAATTACCGTAAGAGGCTGTCGTGTGGACGCTTGCCTTAATCGCGGAGGTGTGAACAAATAGCCAAACTGCGTCTGTGTTGATCGTATTTCTGTTAATGTCCGCCGTTGGCGGTCAGATGTAGCTGCGATGCTGAAGTCCCGCCCCCAAGCTGCCGGGAAACGTTCTGGCCGGCGACACCACCGGGCCCCTCGGAGTCGACACACGGTGTCTCTGGTTGGCTGGAAAGACACCCTGAGAGGTGTGTGAGCGGGATGATGTGTTTTTGATGACTTCACACCGAATGATTCTGCcgtttttagactttttttttttttttttttttctttctctcttctcacCTGAcatttggtggtggtgggcggTCCGACGTTTCTATGTCGATCAATCGTGGAGACGATCGGCGGTCTTTGTTCGTGAACAAAATCTTAATGGTTCTGCATGTTTTGCTCTTTATGGAAGATTCTTCACCTGCTGGAGGTGCTGTTGCTGAGATCTTTTGGTTTTTCGCAGTTGTTCGTTTGAATCAGACACGGGAAATCTGTCCAATCAGCCACTGGTGATGCATCGTGTGACCTGCTCTAAAGCTGTGTGTTAATAACCGATAGATGGTGGACAGATTGTCTGTGACCAGCACataatcatttcactttaatgactttttttccttctcttccaGAAATCACCAACAAGGTGCTGTCGGGACACTCGGAGAATGTTTCTGTGGTCGACCCCACCCTGAAGCCCCCACCCACGAGTCAGGACTCCACCCGTCCTCTTCACCTCAGCTACATGGGAACCACTGTCAGCTCCCGCGCCAAGCTGTCCGGCAGCAGTGTAGGAGAGGGGCTGGCCGCGGCCTCACTGGACGAGCAGCTGGACTGTGACCTGGATGTGGGCGTGGCACTGGAGTGTAAGGAGAACCTGCCCCCgcctgcctcctcctccaccttaCAGAAGGCTCCGCCTCTCCCCAGCTCCCCACCAGGTAACCACAGCGCCAGGGCGACCCTTCAACTGGACCTGTCTGGACAGAAACACCCGGCCACGTCCCAGAAGTCCTGGCGACGGACGACTGGGGACATAGCGAGCCAGTCTTCTCTGGTGACCCCTACGGAGATGAGGTCACTGGGTAAAGAGGAGCAGAGACGCCTCAGCAGTATCGAGGAGAGTCTGACGCCCAGAGCCTCCCCACGACCCTGGACCCCCAACCCTGACGCCAATACTGGTCCCACAGACCACCTCGTAGACCCAGACTCTGCTGCACCTCCCGCTGGCGTAGACCCTGCCCTGCTGGACTATGCCGGACAGCCCTGTCCCTACACCGCTGCACAAGCAGGTGAACATCTTCTATTCTACAGTTTAAAGTGGTTCACAGTGTCCATTGTTCTAAACGTAAGTCAGCCAGCCTCAGTCATAGGTTCTGGTCCTGTCCCGCCCTTTAGTTGCGTTGGAGTGGTGTGTTTTACGTTTTCTTTGCGGTCCACGTGTCCTAGTAGCCCTGTCTGGAGTTCTTCCCACTGGTCATCCTCTAGGACATCACGTCATTGACCTTGTGGCCTTTCTCACATTGTTTGCAAGACGTGCCATTCTATTACGCTGGAAAAAACCCGCCCCCCTCTCACTCCCAGTGGATGCGGGACGTTCTTTATTTTATGACTGGAGAGGATTAAACGGTCTCTTCGTGGGACTATCGCTTTGTTTTTCTGAAACTTGGGAGTCGTTTCTAGGCCATGTTCATGCCACACATTTTACCTTCCCAAATTCAGCAGTACACACCACAGCCTTTTAAAattcgtatttatttattccccctGTGCCTTTTttgtacagtacagtccaaGAGTTTGgggacatcttctcattcaatgtgttttctttattttcatgactatttacgttggtagattctcactgaaggcatcaaaactatgaatgaacacatgtggagttctgtacataacaaaaagtggagacctgacctccacagtcaccggacctgaacccaatccagatggtttggggtgagctggaccaacaagtgctaaacacctctgggaactccttcaagactgttggagaagcatttcaggtgacgacctcttgaagctcatcgagagaatgccaagagtgttcaaagcaggaatcagagcaaagaaactagaatataaaacaagttttcacttatttcacctttttttgttaagtacagaactccacatgtgttcattcatagttttgatgccttcagtgagaatctaccaacgtaaatggtcatgcaaataaagaaaacacgttgaatgagaaggtgtcaacttttggcctgtactgttcaTTTGTATTGATTCCCTTATTGCGTTCTTGCTTGTAGGTGTGGTTGGGAAAAGGGGTCTCTCTTGTATTGATACCTTTATTTATGTGTAATCTTTATTATTTTggaaatttcataaaaaaatttttataacTAATTTAACTTGATTTACAATGACACAGAAACGCAATTTTCTTCAGTTATGTAAGGTTCAGCTTTCCTCTGTATCTGCAGATGTTGCAGAAGAGGCCACGAGCCTGCAAACGTGCCATCAGGTCATCTGTGAGCTGCAAGGTTCCGTGGCGCGGGTGCTAGATCTGTACCGCAAGGTGGGTTCTGGACCTGTGGACTAGAGACTCGTGGACCCGTGGACTTTCTGGTCATTCTCTGCTCTGTTCTCCACCCTTCAGCTCCGCGTTCGCCCGGAGCTGCCCGACCAGCATATGCAGATGTCAGTCCTGCAGGAGGCTGTGGTGGGGGTGCAGGCCGAGCTGGCGTCTGTGTGTCCCCTTGATCCAGGGTCCAGGCCTGGCGCGTCCACGGTGGTGGACTCTCCGGGCCGGCAGCTCCGGGACGACCGGGCCGTGGCCCTGCTGGAGAAATACTCCGACCTGCTGCTGCAGATGGCCGAGAAGAAGATGGAGCTCAGCTGAGGGAACCTCTGAGAACCCACTGCTCCTTTACCACAGGCACcttacctttttttaattgtcattttacaccttttaattttttcttaaaaactaattaattgaCTGACTGTGacacctttttctttctttcttgttttgaatgttttttactttttggtgTATCTGGTCACATCCACCAAAAAAACTGCCGTTTGTCCTTCTGtagaaatgtgctgctttgtacatttttatttttttttttttgttccaccgTACCTACTCACAAGTATTAAAGTAACTGCTGCATGCTGACGCACGGTTTGAGGGTTCAAAGTTGCATTTCTTCCACACGTGAGCTCTTCAGTCGCACTGCTCTCCATGTGCAGTCGTCTTTGTATGTAAATTTTGCAGAAACCTGTAACACACTCTGTAATAAATGCCATTTTATTCCTTGCAATAAATTTTACTGTTTTCTTAAATAGCCTGTGGACCCATTTGTAGGtttaccacatttttttttttttttttttttccccactcactTTTATGTGAACATATTTCAAGTTTTGAGCCGCTTACCAAGAACTGCACATTTGATCACTttataaaataaactttttaaacCTTGGCCCCGAACTTTAGTGTTTTCGGTTTTAACTCTACGTCAGTGACGTTCGAAGGAACTCTCCTCTGATTGGCCGCCCAAGTTCCTGTTTTGTCTTGCCAGGTCTGTGATTTTTAAAACtcatttttccccctttatAAAGTTGATTAGGATCCTTGTGGCAAAAACACGAGCCGCCAGTTTCTCTTTGTACGTAGTTGGTGTTCTATCAATTTCTACCGCGTGTTGCGTTTTCAAGGAGATTTAGTTCCGCAGGTCGGACGTGATTTTCATTTTATCCTCTCGCGGGATCTGGCAACCTCGCAGTTGACAGCGGCGCGCCGCGTCGGGACGGCGACACAACTTCTCAGACGGGGACATTTTCACGGAACCAGCGGCGGGAGTCCGCCATGTCCGCGCCGGCCTGTCCGGAGTCCGCGAGTAAGGACGGCGAGGCGTGGCGACGGCACATCATCCGGCAGCTGAAGCTCCGGGACCGGTTCCAGAAGATCCGCTTCCAGGACGTCATCCGCGCCTGTACGGTCCAGAGGAGCGGGGTCGCTCTGAGCGCTGGAGTCTGAGTTTGGCTCGTGTTGATTGGTCGGGGACTCCGTTCAGaaaccgaccaatcagaacacagtCCAGGGGTCCAGCTCAGAGAGACCCCACCCGGTCACCATGAACTCCTGGATGCTCCTGTAGTCTCTGCTTCATTAAACTGTGTTCTCTGATTCCAGACTTCAGGCTGCAGGAACGCACCAACCAGAGAGCCACCATCCTCCAGTCAGTCAGGTAAGGCTCCGTCCTGGCCAGATGATGCGGCCAGTACGCCTCCCTCCAGCACCACTAACCGACGTGACCCCGCAGGCCCACGCTGACCTCCTGCTCAGAAAACGTCCAGGACCTGAAGACGACCACGGGGGAGGTAGAGCATCCGCCACGGCTTGTACCAATGTGGTGTAATGTCATGTTCTCATGCTAATGCACCAACAATTACAGTAATCGAGATGTCTAACTGAAACTCCCCACCCATCTGACTAAAGTATTTCCATCTGGGGAGACGTTTCTCCTGAACTCCTCAACATTTCAAAGCCAAATATCTTTTACGGCTTTATGCAAAACCTCTTGGTCCCGTGTAGTTTTGGTGACATCGCCGCCCTGTTCCCAAACCCGGTTTATTCGTAGTAAGGACGTTTCACCTAACCGGAAATATTCAACTTGACGAAGGTGCCGTcgccacacaccgctccccgggcgccggtcaggACCTCACGGTCCGTTTCCGCGCACGGTTCTTGGTGCCCGGACCTGTACAGCACAGTTGTACAGTTCCTGAACTGTGGAgcaaaactgaaacaaatgcaATCAACAGAaaacatctggaaaaatgacgCACAGCTCTCATCATGGCTAtgaagctggtgtgtgtgtgtgtgtgtgtgtgtgtgtgtttgtgagactgAAGCAGCTGGAGGAAGTTTCCTCTGGTCATCAGTTCCCCTCCTGGACGGTGGCCTGCGGTGCCCGGGTTGACAGCTCCGCCCACTTTCCGCCGTCATCTGGACAGGGTGTGAGGACGGCGGCAGTTCTGGCCGCGAGGCTGCGTTATTCGAGACGCCCGCGCCAGTCTGAGATGTCTCCCGGCTCGGTAGCTGTCGCATGAAATCAGTCCGGTTGTGTCCTCCTCTCTACCCTTCATGTCATCTCCTTGGTGGGTGTTGAAGGGCGTGGCCGCTGTGCTCGCTCTACTGAATAGGCCTACAAAAGCACAGTCAGCCTCTCTTTTGAAGCCAAATATCAGCAGCGACCCATAATGATATGAACCATCGGCAGCAGTGAGGTGGCATCGGCATTTTTCCAACGTGATCCTAGAGAAGGTCTGGAGAATCAACACCTTGATATGTTCCCCAGTCCATTCTTGGACCATttgaagtgaaagggaagtgactgtcattgggAAACGCAGCACacaccatgtgctctgcttcTATAACCTGATTGtgggcagtgggcggccatgacagtgtgtggggacggtaccttcatgaaggagacctcggtggcacctcgccggttcgggatttgaacccgcagccTTCTGATTGTGACagtagaccaccactgccccatttttcAGCATGGCAGGGCGCATGTTCAGGCAGGTTCTCTACAGGCCATGGTAATACAGTGACTGGCTTGTGCTgaggaaatgtaaaatgtctcaGATTATGACCAGTTCTgacttttgtgttatttttgtgtgcagttGGCATACCATGCAGTTGAACTCCAGCAGAAGATAAAGATCAGAGAAGCACAACTGGAAGATCAACATGCCAGGTCCTGTCCTCCCATGCAGTAAACAGGGACGTCCGGAGTTACTGTCACATGTGTGAATGTTGTTGCGTTTTTGGCGTTTGCTGTAACACAATGTTACCTGCGAGCAGACTTCACATgacaacactcacacacacaaatacactgcATAAGTCAATCATTCTCaattctttttctgtgtgtgtttgtgctggttGTGTGTAGCAAGTTGTGCTGTGTGTATTCAGGCTGGGTAGAGATGATGGTTGTGTGATGCCTTTTGGGTGAAGGTGGATTCGGAGTATTCCAAgcttaaaagtgaagtgattgtcacatgtgatacacagcacacggtgcacacagtgaaatgtgtcctctgcatttaacccatcaccctgagtgagcagtgggcggccatgacaggcgcccggggagcagtgtgtggggatggtgcttttctcagtggcacctcagtggcaccttggtggcaccttggcggatcgggcaaccttttgattatggggccacttccttaaccgctaggccaccactgccccccagcTGCAGTGTTGGATGGTGGAGGTGTtggttgtgttgttgtgtgagcTGCATGCTTGTTACTGAggaccagtatctgggtggcctgggttgacagataagggcggattcgtctgatattgtagagaaggaatctacatgagcgggaaagattactgatgtgagttgagaaggagagttggttgtctattattactccaaggttgcaggctgttgtagaaggagagagctgcgagttgtccaggtaaatagcaagatcctgatgtggtgaagaatctgctggaatgaatattagttcagttttggtgggattgagttggaggtgatgggctgccatccaagatgagacgtcagttagacatgcagagattttggaagcagcatgaagatcagagggaggaaaagagaagatgagttgtgtgtcgtcggcatagcagtggtaggataatccatgtgaggaaattacctcaccaagtgatcttgtgtagagggagaaatggagaggacctagtactgagccttgagggacaccagtggagagtctacgtgaggcagagaTGGATCCGTTCCAAGTCACTtagtaagatcgctcatcaaggtaggaagcaaaccactgccatgctgagccctgaattccaagcctcttcaggattgaaaagagagtcttgtggttaactgtgtcaaatgcagagaggtcaaggaggaTAAGAACCAATCTGGCctcatgtagcttctcagaaacagacagaagggccatctcagtagaatgagctgttctgaagccagactggttaggatccaggaggttgttctgtgacagatgaagtgatagctgattgtagacacagcgctcaaggttTCTTTGTGCTGGTCGTTTTTTTATAGTaagttgtgttgttgtgtgaacTGTATGCTTGTTGGGTGGAGGTCTATTTGGAGAGTTCCCAGTTGTGTcgggtggtggaggtgttggtTGTGTGGTTGTAGAAGGTTGTGTTGTGTGAATTATATGCTTGTTGGGTGGAGGTTGATTCGGCACGTTCCCAGTTGTCACGTGGTGGAAGTGTTGGTTGCAGtaagttgtgttgtgtgttcaggttGTGTGAGCTGCGTGCTTGTTGGGTGGAGGTCGATTTGGCGCGTTGCCAGTTGTGTcgggtggtggaggtgttggttgtgtggttgtagtaagttgtgttgttgtgtgttcaggTTGTGTGAGCTGCGTGCTTGTTGGGTGGAGGTCGATTTGGCGCGTTGCCAGTTGTGTcgggtggtggaggtgttggttgtgtggttgtagtaagttgtattgttgtgtgttcagATTGTGTGAGCTGCATGCTTGTTGGGTGGAGGTCGATTTGGCACGTTCCCAGCTGCGTTGttgggtggaggaggtgttggttgtgtggttgtagtaagttgtgttgttgtgtgagcTGCGCGCTTGTTGGGTGGAGGTCTATTCGGAGTGTTCCCAGTTGTGTcgggtggtggaggtgttggttgtgtggttgcagtaagttg
This window contains:
- the wdr62 gene encoding WD repeat-containing protein 62 isoform X6; this encodes MADRAKRSCGGNLRRRSRPAQRRSVCSRVVLEKVLGVTTASSSGLTSDPNTGLVAYPAGCIVVLLQPKKSKQSHILNASRKTFTALAFSQDGKYLVTGESGHMPCVRVWDVAERTQVAEVQCHKYGVACVAFSPNGTYIVSVGFQHDQTVNVWDWRKGAVIAFNKVSSRVLAVSFSEDSSYFVTAGNRHVKFWYLDATREQRVNSTVPLIGRSGLLGEQQNSLFCDLACGRGQSASSAYCITRSGLLCRFNRSRQLDSWVDLKTGSARCISVSEALIFCGCADGTVRVFSPQDLRYIATIHKPHHLGVDVTQGLQQMFPSHPEAEHPDTLALTFDPVTRHLTCVYNDHSVYVWDVRDVRNVGKVYSSLYHSGCVWNVEMYPELEDSCTACLPAGAFLTCSSDNTIRLWKSDSAGPNVYSHDLMKIVYVAEDTQHLQSNVGRPEGGAVDGKAGIRVLSISPDGQQLAAGDRCGNIRVFGLQFMDELLKIEAHDSEVLCLEFSPVETGLRLLASASRDRLIHVFNMDHSYSLEQTVDDHSASITAIKFMGVGPNVSMVSCGADKSIYFRQAEKCLEGLLFPRSHHVVEKTTLYDMDRDSSHTHVAVACQDRNIRVYDVKSGKMQRSFKGTFTEDGTLLKVQMDPSGTFLATSCSDKSIYIFDYESGERVATLIGHSEIVTGMRFSQDCRHLITVSGDSCVFVWRLDSQMTNTMMKKLSERRQRAGLRSIRIANKPHSIRRETYITVPVPGLQQALEEEDPKTPGRDVLSLDLPDHHLLQTNGRLPMWVRKLEAVGPTIPPPVQGDVGYQPRNRWAEQSDPRAVCSALETQSLQLDLLSPGSQHTEEEETQEEDPHFHPQSLDSLLDEDDDEEEEEEEEENGPDGEEPFGPEISCLEMGDLILYPANSTALSTAAEGEFDVKALCEMGEGPQHSIWGGVELSPDSACCVGSIEGGASGQEQPIDRDTDSLSQVSSTGSSGVEEDEQPETSLHQHFDTLANSLPSSERFDTDLRSLQPTQDSTFLNPRLSISARFLSRFGNRIRVQGSGALPRPAVPVEPVHPSQMCAESDTGTSTVAEERKEGDVAAMLKSRPQAAGKRSGRRHHRAPRSRHTVSLVGWKDTLREITNKVLSGHSENVSVVDPTLKPPPTSQDSTRPLHLSYMGTTVSSRAKLSGSSVGEGLAAASLDEQLDCDLDVGVALECKENLPPPASSSTLQKAPPLPSSPPGNHSARATLQLDLSGQKHPATSQKSWRRTTGDIASQSSLVTPTEMRSLGKEEQRRLSSIEESLTPRASPRPWTPNPDANTGPTDHLVDPDSAAPPAGVDPALLDYAGQPCPYTAAQADVAEEATSLQTCHQVICELQGSVARVLDLYRKLRVRPELPDQHMQMSVLQEAVVGVQAELASVCPLDPGSRPGASTVVDSPGRQLRDDRAVALLEKYSDLLLQMAEKKMELS